In Anopheles arabiensis isolate DONGOLA chromosome 2, AaraD3, whole genome shotgun sequence, the genomic window TGGTTTAACTATTCTTAATCATtgtaaatacatttaaattgaACACTTGAAATTCGGTGATTTTTATGGCGGTGTTAAGCTTCATAAATAACAAGCAAAATTAGAAGTTTAAAATATGCCAGACATCGAACATAATTCACTTTTCAGGACTTTTAAATCACTCTTGATAACGATTGGGACTCTCACAACATGAAGTGAGCACAAGCAAATTCATCAAATTCCTTCATTTGTGCTAATGAAGTGAAACTGTTGAGGAACAGCTCAATAGAAGGAGCATGAATTCACATCCATTTCTATGAAATTACCTCCGCAAAGCTACAATTGCGGTCTCTCTGTGAGTTGAGGTTTTACAGCTACGTCAATGCAATTTTTACAGAACATTGAAGTCTAAGGGACCAAAACTAACTAGCAAACAATATTACCCTAGCACAAAAAAGCACTATTAAATTAACTCAAACACCACCGAAACAAATGCATTATGCACCGACTGTGCAGAAACGCAAAAGACTTGTCTCACTTGTGTCTgccaaaaaatattaataataatccaAAATCATAACCTCCAACCCCGACCAGGGGAAACGCATAGAAACATCTCCCCCCGTTTGCCACCGACCAACAGCACCAAGCAAAGACAAGCGAACGAGGAGAGGATTTTAATGTTTGATGTTCCTCTATTAGAACGAGATTAGTGATGGACAAGCGCGGGACAAGCGAACGGAAGACAGGGATGGCATTGCGAAAGACAATTTGTCATGCCCGTAGCTGCGGATGGCATGGGGTTGCACAAAAGAGGGTGAAAAGAGCGCACGTGCACAtgacacaccaccaccactgccatcACCATTGGGAAACGTTCCGGCGATGACAACCTGCTGCACCACCCTGAACAGAAAAACACCCCATTTGTTTGGTTGATTTTCGGACCCGAAACAGCTTATCATAGACAATGGCGGTGGGGCAGAcgttttggttttaaaaaaatacaacggaggttttctttttttattcgaatTTAGGTACTCTAGATcggcatctctctctctctctccgttgCCCTGCAGCAGTTCTCCTGTGCGGCAACACCAAGAAGAAGCGCGATCGCTAATAGATCACAATTTGTTCATAGCCCTGCGGGGGGTTGGGTGGTTGTTGGGTGGTAGTGGCGCAGTGTTTTtcaacactctcacacacggACACGCGCGGCGGTACACTTTAGTAGTGCTTGTAGGTCGGCTGGGGTGCGTAGTGTGGCTGCGGCTCCTCGTGGTGGGCGGGCTGGCTGGCGGCCTTGGCGTACGCATCGACCAGCTCCTGCGGGACTGGGGGCGGCGTCGGGATGTGCGAGCCCTTCGCCTGGAAACCGTGCTCATCGGCGACGTAGCTCAGGGACACTGGGTGACCGTGCGGGTCGGTGTACGAGAAGGAACCGTGGGCAACCTGCACCTCATGGTCCTTGCTGCCACCGTTCTTCACGAAACCCTGCTCCTGGGCCGCGATACCGTTCGCCGACTCGTACCCGAACTTGTAGCTACCGTCGTGGCCGTGGTACGACTCACTGTGCACGATCTTGATCGGGGCACCGGTCGGCTGATGGTGATAGTCACCGATAGCACTTGCCACCGCAAACACTGCGAACAGGGCTACGAACTGTGTGGGGAGGAAAAGCAACGTTTAGACACTCACAACACTGGATCTAGACACTCAAGACAATGTCCAAGGGTTGCATTCTagggcacaaacacacacacaccacatcaCCACATCACTTACCATCTTCAtcttggtgctggtgctggaggTTGGAGACTGCTGAGCTGCAAGAGAAGAGCTGGTTTGGCTTTGGATGCAAACTGTGCACTGACGTACCATTGGAACGGTTCGATAGTTATTTATACCGGACCGGGTCGTCACTCAGAAGCCACTGTCAGAAGCTTCGGGCTCCTGGGCTCTAcaaggggggggagggcaaacaaaaagcccaccatatgtgtttttttttcggggagtaagagaagaaaatcaaaaacCCGAAACCTCACATGCCGGCTCGGAACTCATATGTGAAATtcggagggagagagagagagatagagggatCGAAAGTAAGACAATCGATTGAGCCACGCTAACGAAACGAAGCGAATCAGCGAATGTCCAAAAATAATAGGAACAACAGCCAGCACCTCCCCAACCCAAGTGGCCAATTTTCGGGGGTGAGCAGCCGGAGCGGGGAAAGCTGGTAGGAAAAAAGCAGCTCCGTGGGGCTTTCTTTGGGGCATCCAGAGGCCTCGCGGCACGAAGCCAACGGCCACTTGGAACGAAATTGAAAgttattattttacaaaagACTTTCGTCGGGTCGACGTGATCGATGTGAGGACCGACCCGCAAGGGGTTGGTGGTGTGcgaattttttttcaattaatttttccACTCTGCACTCATTTTCGTTCGGTTGTCGTGTTGCGCCAGTGGGCATGATGAGTGGGTTTGGCGAGACCGGGATCGAATAGAATCTAGAGCAGCTTCAAGTtgatcggttttttttttctgtctatAGCTGATCAATCGTACCACttggaagggtttttttttgcacaccacGATCTTGGCTTTTGTCAAATTTTCTTGATGATGTCACACCAGTGAGCTACAACcgatttatttataaaacgGTCTAGACTTAAACCTTCGATTAGGGAGCCTTTATTTTAGAGCTTTTGAGCTAAAAATAGTAAACTCATTCCATAGATCGACTCTGTTCATAGTGGGCTACCCGTGTGCATAGCAACACACAATGGATATGCAAAAGTCTTTCGTCCATCCAGTATGCCGCTTGCAAACGCCATGGTTACGAAAAACTCGACCTGCAGAAAATGATCGCCTGCAGCGGCAAACGAAGAAGATGAAACCGAAATCGGGCGAAAAACAAGATCACGCACAAGACAGCaaaccaagcaaaaaaaagtaattatattgaaaaaacaaatacgCCCGCAGCAAGCTGTTATCGGGTGTGCGGGAGGAGTTTATGAAATCAGTTTGCAATTTGGAAGCCCGTCGAAGTTTGTATCGGTGAATTGCGAGTGTGGGTCTATGTGGCCTTGTGAGATGGGGTCAGTTTctgttgcaaaaaaacaaaaaaaaaatcgaaacaaaattgtttgaattttgaacaCGCGAATTCATGCTCGACAAAGCGCAATTTTATTGTATTGTCGGTATGGGGAAGAGTTACTACAGTTGACTAGTACGTACCTGAATGTGTATTGAAAAAGTTAGATCCACTGTGGTAGATATCTTCAAATTTAGATCTTCTAATTATTTTGCTTCGatcttaattttaaaattaaaaggaaCGTAAAAATTTCAACACTTTGAACATCCCTGGGTCTATGACGATTGGGACTCAATCGACTTTGCTAATTAttatctttcttcttcttcttctatgtaTTTGGAGCACCAATCATAGCGAGATAACTAAATCTGTGACTTATGTGTTTACCCGTATATGGACCAGTACCAGGAATTTAatcccatgacgggcatactGTTATGACTTGCGATTTAACAACGTGAATGATCCATGCAAAACGAAACAGATTACTAGAATTTAGAGGCCAAACGATACATCATAATCATCAAAAGATGAAACCGTTACTTAACAAGACGAAGATTGAGATATAGAAGAAAAAGTAGAGAGCATTGATGGTGCATCAAGATTTGACTAGACATTAGATGGTCAATTCCGGACCGCTATAAGAAGTCGTAAGGAGGTAAGGTAAATACAGGATTttcgatgaaactattgacatgttcagcgtgtgtgtttgattcgtTCGAGCAAGCGTTAACATGTTCGGCAATACTATTGTGCTGTTACTTTCGTACCACCTGCATTGCagcttggatcattctcatcagaaggtaaacaaacggttttcaaaaaaaaaagtatgaaggtattaattaatttatgtaTTAACTAGCTTGGGGAATGACTATTCACTAATTAAACGCTTTGGCATAgggtgtaaaacaaaacaaatgacatcTCAATAAAGTGTTGCCAAACATATGTCAACATCgtctacttccgaacaattcaatatttttgctGAAAGAATCAATCTAATATTGCTTGAACGACTCACCAACTTGCGGAACATGACAATGATATCATCTAAAACCTTGTTATTGATTTGTTATGCCCCATTTAATTGATCGTTTGAGTTAAGTTTTGAATCGATCTCGAAGAGATTTGAACTCATTACCTTTTATATGTAACAGCAGACTCATGACACGACACCACGGCACTGTCATTGTTAATCATGTGTAATTAGGCGTGCTGGTTTCTCCCATCCATTGTAGGTTTACTTGGAAtcttcaaaattaaacaaaagtgTTCAAATTAGCAGATTTCAGACATATTCATGAATACTATTAGgatattattttatgttacAAGTCCTTCATATGCCTAAAAGTGGTTGACattactttcttttccatgaaaaaaacacacatttttagGGTTCCAGTTTTTCAACCACCTTCAATCACGAATGTGGGCCTAACGTGGATGCACGCGATGGAAGAAAAACGTGATTTTCCAAAATTGCCAACGGGTGaaagtctctctctctcaccaaCGCTCACGCTTTCTGTTCTTGTTCTTATTCGCCCGTGACTTCTCTCCCTGTAATAGATCCATTTCCATGCACACCGTAGCCCCGTACGGGTATATCAATCAAACGGATTTAATTGCCTTCTTCTGCACTGCCTTTGACTCTTACTCTACTTCCTCCTCCATCGCGTGTGCCATCGTGCCAGCGTTCACTCTTTTGCTTCCCCGTTGTTACGATCGCGATCGATGCCCGTTTCAATAGTGCGCGCAGCAGTTTAATGTTTACACAATTTCCATGGACCTCTCCCCACAGACAAAGTGGAAGCGAATTGCTTGCACATTGCAACgtacacccaaaaaaaaaaaaaacaaacgtgtTGCTCGAGAGTAGTTCCGCAGCATCGCTCGCATAACATCGTACATTTATCAGTACCCGCCGACCGCTCTTATTATCCTCGCTCGTGTGCGAGAGTGAAACACACGGCGGAATCATCGGAAAGACGCAAAACCAACACGGAGCAGCATCCGGGGCAGCAGCCTGACCAAGCGGGCGCCAGTGTTTGGGGTGGCCTCCGGTATAAAAAGAACTACCCGAATTCGGAAGGCCATCAGTGCAGTCGCAGCAACCGTCAAGTCAGCTTCACCAAGCAGCAGTTTCAAGCAGCGCCCCCATTACAACCATGAAGATGGTAAGTGGAGTTTGACTGCTTTCTGTAAGGATTTCAGACATTTAAATGAATTCCCGTTGCGTCCCGTTACAGTTCATTACCGCCTCGCTGGGAGTGTTGCTGGTGGCAAGCCTGGCCGCCGCCGACCAGTACCATCATGCGCCGGAGTACGATCACGCCCCGGCCA contains:
- the LOC120894593 gene encoding endocuticle structural glycoprotein SgAbd-2-like, which produces MKMFVALFAVFAVASAIGDYHHQPTGAPIKIVHSESYHGHDGSYKFGYESANGIAAQEQGFVKNGGSKDHEVQVAHGSFSYTDPHGHPVSLSYVADEHGFQAKGSHIPTPPPVPQELVDAYAKAASQPAHHEEPQPHYAPQPTYKHY